The following is a genomic window from Clostridium sp..
GAAGGGATGCTTGGACTTGGGGTAAAGTCCAAAAAACATTTGAACGTTTATTTTAAGCAGTTTGTTGAAGAATTGAGTGATTTGCTGTCGAATCAGATAGAACTTTATAAATTGAATAAGCTGGCACAGGAAGCATCTACGGCCAAATTCAAGGCTCTCAGAGCACAGATAGAACCCCACTTCCTGTTTAATGCATTGAATACAATTGCTTCACTTTGCAGAACAAATCCTTTGAAGGCCAGAGAACTGATAGTAGATCTGTCAAATTATTTCAGACAGACTCTAAAAAAACAGGAGGAGTTTGTAACACTTGGAGATGAAATAGAATTTATCAAGTCATATCTTTCAATAGAAGAAGCCAGGTTTGGTGACAGACTGCGGCTAATTATAAACATACCGGATTTTTTGATGGACAAAAGAGTGCCTGTATTTGTCCTTCAGCCTATTGTAGAAAATGCTGTAAAGCATGGTATACTTCCGAAGGCCGAGGGGGGCAGTATTTTTTTAAAAGCTGTTCTGGTGCAAGGTAAAAATTCAAATATACTGTTTTCAATAGAAGACACTGGTGTCGGCATGGACAGTGACAGATTGAATTATGTAACAAGCAAGTGGCCGGGTATAGGACTCAAAAATGTGAATGAACGCTTGAAACTGTTGTATGGTGAGGATTATGGAATTGATATAGAAACTTCACCGCATAAGGGTACCAAAATAAGCTTTATTATACCAATAAAGGAGGCTTTTACTTTAAATGGATGATAAGTTGAGTTGTATTATTGTGGAAGATGAAATCCCATCGGCACAGGAACTTGAGTATATAATATCCAGTTATGATGATATAGAAATCCATGGGATAGCAACTAATGGCGATGAGGGCATGAGACTGGTAAAGTCTAAAAAACCAAATGCAGTATTTTTAGATATAAATATGCCTCTTAAGAATGGAATTGAACTTGCAAAAGAAGTTAAAAATATTGATAGTTCAATTGATATTATATTTATAACGGCCTATGAAGAATATGCAGTTGAAGCTTTTAAATTATATGCGCTTGATTATATATTGAAGCCATTCAATGAAAAAAGAATAGATGTTACCGTAAATAGATTGAGAAAAAAGTGGAATGATAAATTGAGAAATGTGGATTCACTGCCGGAAATGCTGAATG
Proteins encoded in this region:
- a CDS encoding LytR/AlgR family response regulator transcription factor; this translates as MDDKLSCIIVEDEIPSAQELEYIISSYDDIEIHGIATNGDEGMRLVKSKKPNAVFLDINMPLKNGIELAKEVKNIDSSIDIIFITAYEEYAVEAFKLYALDYILKPFNEKRIDVTVNRLRKKWNDKLRNVDSLPEMLNEIMDKLDREKKLAKRIPCYKNGKIIFLDIDNIFFCYIEDEKTYVKTAEKRYFIGCTLSQIEKKTNFFRVHRSYLVNMDNIKEMYPWFNGTYKLVMNDREKSEIPISRSKVKRLKEYFKM